The uncultured Desulfatiglans sp. DNA window GCTAGAAGATCACCATGACGATGGCGCCTGCCGCGGCCAGGAAGACATTGGCGAAAGTGTAGGTGCCGGCATACCCCAGGGCAGGGATATTGCTGCCGGCGGCGTCACTGACGATTTTCAGGGCCGGTGTGCTGGTCATGGAGCCGGTCAGTGCGCCGACCAGAATGGCTGGGTTCAGACGTAGCACAAACCGGCCGAACAGGAATCCGACAATGACGGGGATGGTTGTTACCGCCACGCCGCAGAGGAAGATGACGGGACCGACCGTCAACACGGCCTCGATGATGCCGCTGCCCGCCTTGAGTCCGACCGCAGCCATGAAAAACAGGAGCCCCAATTCCTTCAGGAGCAGGCTGGCCGCTGGCGGAATACGCCCGAAACCGTGGGCCTTGGCCCCGTAAGACCCCACCAGGATGCCGCTCAGCAGAAGCCCTCCGGCTGTTCCCAGTCCTATGGACAAGGCGCTCACCTTGACCGTAAATGTACTCAGGAAAAGCCCGGCCGCAATGCCGAAGCACAGGGTCAGAAAATCCGTCTGGTTGACGTCGCGCTCGCGGCTGCCCAGATCCTCGGCCAGCTTGCGCAGACGCTCACGGGTTCCGGTCAACGTCAGAACGTCTCCCTTGGCGAGGGTCAGATCGAAGTTGCGCGGCAATTCCACATTGGAGCGGACCCATTCATTCAGAAAGCACCCGTAATAATCCATCAGGTGCAGATCTTTCAGCTTCCGCCCGACGATGCTGCGATTGTTTACAACGATTTTCATGCTGTTGAGCGGGATACTGAGAATATCCGCATCGATCACCTCGTGCCCAAGCTTCTCCCTGAGCCCTTTGTGATGCTGCAGCAAACCGAGAAGGGCGACCTGATCGCCTTTCTGAAGGACCGTGTCTTTGCCGGGTTCGATCAGCGTATCACCCCGCTTGATCTTCTGGATCATGCAGCCCGTCTTGGGGCGGAAGGCCACCTCTTCCAGGCTCCGCCCGATGAACTCCTCGTTCTGGATCTCGTAAGCACGGATCAAGGGAAAATTCTCGTCGAAATCCTCATCCTCAGACTCGACGTCTTTGATTCCGCGCTCAGATGCAAGGTTGCGTGACTCGGCCTTGAGATCGACCCGGGCGATGGAAGGGATCAGGCGGATGAAGATGATCAGACCTATCAGGCCGAAGATATATGTGATGGCATAGGCGACGCCAATGTCCCGGACAGCCTGTTCGGCCGCTTCCGGCGGGATCTGCGTCATCCCGCTCAAGACGGCGTCCTGCGCGGCGGCCAGAGTCGGCGTGCTGGTGAGAGCGCCGGCCATGAGACCTGCCGCCATCGGCGAATCCAAATCCAGGGCCCAGGACAGCACGCCCGTCAACCCGAGAGCGGTGGTGGCGATAACGATCGCCAGGCTGAGATAGCGATAGCCGTCCTCAAAGAAGACGCCGAAAAAATGCGGCCCGGCCTCCACGCCCACCGAATAGATGAAAAGGATGAAGCCGATGTTCTGGATCACCGGGGAGGGTGCCGGCAGGCCCAATGCTCCGAAGAAGAGCCCTGCCAGGAGAACCCCCGCGGGCGAACCGAGCTGGTAGCTGCCTATCCGCGCTTTTCCCGCCAAATAGCCCAAGCCGAGCACAACGAAGAAAAGAAGCTCTTCAAAACCGCTGAGGAGGCTGTAGAAATCTATCTCCATGGATCCCGTTGACAACCACATCCGGGTCGGACCAAGTTAAATGGTTGATATTCGGATATAAGCGTTAAAAAAACTCCCGTCTTGAGGCCTTAGACGGGTCATTTAGTGCCCCAAAATGCCCTTTTAAAGTTCCGCCATAAATCCAATTTTATGACGGACGTTTTCTTAGAAGGCCCATTTGCCCGATAAAAACAGCGTTCTAACCCCTTAAACAAACAAATTTTACAGGCATTAACTTAAGATTTCAAGTATTTAACCTGGTCCGACCCTAGTGCAAATGCCAATCCGGGTCGGACCAAGTTAAATGGCTGATATTTGGATATAAGCGTTAAAAAAACTCCCGTCTTGAAGCCTTAGACGGGTCTTTTAGTACCCCAAAATGCCCTTTTAAAGTTCCGCCAATCCAATTTAATGACCGATGTTTTCTTAGAAGGCCCATTTGCCCGATAAAAACAGCGTTCTAACCCCTTAAACAAGCAGTTATTACAGGTATTAACCTAAAATTTCAAGCAGTTAACTTGGTCCGACCCTAGCTGCTTTACGGTTGCATTGGAAAGGCGCAGAAGATAACATAATGAGATGAGAACCGATCTGCATGCAGTTGTCCTAGGAATATAGGCTATGTACAGGAAGATATTCCTTTTTTTCGTTTTCTGGCCTGCGTATCTCCTGCCGGGTGGATTTGAACCTATGGCCTGGGTCTTGCCCGAACCCGTGCAGCGCGAGTGTTACGACCTCGAGGGGAAGCGCCTCCCCTGCCCCAACCTTGGAGACCTCCTCTCGAATAAGGACGAACTCCGGCAGAAGGTGGATCCAGCCTTCAGGGACAACGGCGACGGCACTGTCCTCGATTTCAAGACCGGATTCGTGTGGCAGAAGAGTGACGACGGCCTGATGCGGGCGTGGGATGCCGCCGTCTCTTACTGCGACAAACTCGAACTGGGCGGCTACACCGACTGGCGGCTCCCCGGGCGTTACGATCTGGTTTCAATCGCGGACAGCGGCCGGTTCTCACCGTCCATCCACCCGGTTTTCGACTGCCACCCCGACAATTACTGGTCGAACACGATCTACCCCTACTACCCCGGCTCGGCGTGGTATGTGAATTTCAAATACGGGTATGCCGGATGGAACTACAAGAGCTATGGCGGGTACGTCCGCTGCGTGCGGGAAGACCGCTGAAGCCTGTCGGGGTATTGACGCTTTAAACGGCATTCTTGGGAGGTGTGCACATGAAGATTCTGGTCGTGTATTATTCATTGTATGGTCACGTGCTCCAATTGGCGCGCGCGGTGGAAAAGGGCGCGGCCGGGGTGGCCGGCGTCGCAGCGGTCGTGCGCCGCGTCCCCGAATTCCCGGATGTCAGGGAAGAGATCCAGAAGTCGGAGCATGCGAGGGCCGTCTGGGAGCAGCACAAGGACATCCCCGAATGCACCCTTGAAGATCTCGCCGAAGCGGAAGGCATCCTCTTCGGCACTCCGACGCGGTACGGCAACATGGTGGCCCAGATGAAGCGTCTCATCGACCGGACGCCGGGACTCTGGATGCAAGGAGCCTTCGAAGGCAAGCCCGCCGGGATCTTCACCTCGACCGCCTCGACCCACGGTGGGCAGGAAACGACGCCCTTTACGATGATGGCGCCGCTGCTGCATCTCGGGATGCTGATCGTGGGCGTACCGTACTCCACCCCCGGAATGCTCCACAATGAGGCCCGCGGGGGGTCGCCTTACGGGCCGTCGACCATCGCCGGCCAGAAAAATGAACTCAAACCGGCACCCGAAGACCTCCAGATCGCGGAGGTCCTCGGGCGCCGTGTCGCAGAAATCGCCTTGAAGCTCAGAGGGTAGCAGTGTGTTGAGAAACGGCTGGATACAAGGACTGCGAAATCCCGTGGACTGAGGCGCACCGGTGAATGCACTGCAGCGCCACGCGCAAAGTTCTTCCGCTGCCTTAAAACAAGCCCAGTTCCACCGCGCGCGGCACGGCTGAGGGGAATTTCTTCTTCAGCATCTCCATCTCGGCCGCATCCCTCACCATGCGGATGTCCTCGATGTGCCAGCCGGGAACGACCATGACGCCGTAAAGCCCCCAGTCATAGACGGGGTGCTCCTGTTTGACGAAGCCCATCCATGTCCCGGCAGGAATCAACTGCTGCATGACCTGGCCCCTGTCCGCTTCCGGACCCAGGACCACCTCTTCCCAGGTGCCATCGGCGTAGAGGAGCAGTTGAATCATCGGGGCCCCCGCATGATACAGGAGCACCTCATCAGATGTGAGGATATGCCAGGGGTCGATCGGGACTTCTCTCGTCATCAAGTAATAGATGAGAGAGGCCGCCGCCCGCTCCTTCTCCACGGACGC harbors:
- a CDS encoding conserved hypothetical protein (Evidence 4 : Unknown function but conserved in other organisms), producing the protein MYRKIFLFFVFWPAYLLPGGFEPMAWVLPEPVQRECYDLEGKRLPCPNLGDLLSNKDELRQKVDPAFRDNGDGTVLDFKTGFVWQKSDDGLMRAWDAAVSYCDKLELGGYTDWRLPGRYDLVSIADSGRFSPSIHPVFDCHPDNYWSNTIYPYYPGSAWYVNFKYGYAGWNYKSYGGYVRCVREDR
- a CDS encoding hypothetical protein (Evidence 5 : Unknown function) — encoded protein: MKGWVDCAAVFLILAIAGGCASARHEGRLSAAEVIAGLKLEAMPDEACPGFYKVTYASSFSASVEKERAAASLIYYLMTREVPIDPWHILTSDEVLLYHAGAPMIQLLLYADGTWEEVVLGPEADRGQVMQQLIPAGTWMGFVKQEHPVYDWGLYGVMVVPGWHIEDIRMVRDAAEMEMLKKKFPSAVPRAVELGLF
- a CDS encoding NAD(P)H dehydrogenase (quinone) yields the protein MKILVVYYSLYGHVLQLARAVEKGAAGVAGVAAVVRRVPEFPDVREEIQKSEHARAVWEQHKDIPECTLEDLAEAEGILFGTPTRYGNMVAQMKRLIDRTPGLWMQGAFEGKPAGIFTSTASTHGGQETTPFTMMAPLLHLGMLIVGVPYSTPGMLHNEARGGSPYGPSTIAGQKNELKPAPEDLQIAEVLGRRVAEIALKLRG
- a CDS encoding putative transport protein AHA_2450 (Evidence 3 : Putative function from multiple computational evidences) encodes the protein MEIDFYSLLSGFEELLFFVVLGLGYLAGKARIGSYQLGSPAGVLLAGLFFGALGLPAPSPVIQNIGFILFIYSVGVEAGPHFFGVFFEDGYRYLSLAIVIATTALGLTGVLSWALDLDSPMAAGLMAGALTSTPTLAAAQDAVLSGMTQIPPEAAEQAVRDIGVAYAITYIFGLIGLIIFIRLIPSIARVDLKAESRNLASERGIKDVESEDEDFDENFPLIRAYEIQNEEFIGRSLEEVAFRPKTGCMIQKIKRGDTLIEPGKDTVLQKGDQVALLGLLQHHKGLREKLGHEVIDADILSIPLNSMKIVVNNRSIVGRKLKDLHLMDYYGCFLNEWVRSNVELPRNFDLTLAKGDVLTLTGTRERLRKLAEDLGSRERDVNQTDFLTLCFGIAAGLFLSTFTVKVSALSIGLGTAGGLLLSGILVGSYGAKAHGFGRIPPAASLLLKELGLLFFMAAVGLKAGSGIIEAVLTVGPVIFLCGVAVTTIPVIVGFLFGRFVLRLNPAILVGALTGSMTSTPALKIVSDAAGSNIPALGYAGTYTFANVFLAAAGAIVMVIF